A stretch of DNA from Nostoc edaphicum CCNP1411:
CCGAGTTAAAGCGTTAAGTGCAGCTTTGGAAACACTATAAGCTGGCGTGCTGCTACCCATACTCGTTAAAGAACCTGCTTCACTCGAAACGTTAACAATTCGACCATGCTCGCTTCGACGCATTAGTGGAATGAACGCCTTGCACATGCGCCAAGCCCCAAAAATGTTAGTCTCGAATGCCTCATATACGGTATCAAGATCAGCATTGCTTGCCTGCTGCCATGTGTCGTAGAGGATTCCAGCATTATTCACCAAAACATTGAGCCGTCCAAACTCTTCTTCTACCTGTACTAGTAACTTGTCAATGCTCTGCTGGTCAGTTACATCCAGTTTTCGCGGAAAGATTTTTAACCCACTTTTTACCAACATCTCTGCCGCAGCTTTCCCTTTTTCTAAATCACGCGCTCCCAAAATCACAACCATGCCTTTGTGAGCAAGCTGACTGGTAACTTCCAACCCGATACCACGATTTGCACCTGTAATAATCGCTACGGGGGGTATATTTTCTCCTATATTCATTTGCCTGTTCTAAATAAAGACTTAAACATCTGGAGCAAGGGGAGAACTGTTGTAGTGCCAAAGCATCTCATCTGGGTCATTATATAGAGAAAGTGCTCCCGACAGTTGCTCATTACTAAAAACACTGCAAGGTCAGGCAATCACGTCAACTCCGGCTTTGCGAGCCAACTCAATCTCATAGTGAGAGTCCCTCAGCATCACTACTTTTTCAGAATTCAATTGCTCTTTGCTGAAGGCAGCTTCTACAATATCGGGGGCAGGTTTAGATGCTTGAACAAGTGTGGATGTCATCACTTGTTCAAGCAAATCATCTACTTGTGCAACTTTGAGCAATAGTCCAGTTATTCAGGAGTTGCTGAAGGGAGCAACTAGTAGTCTGCC
This window harbors:
- a CDS encoding SDR family oxidoreductase, with the protein product MNIGENIPPVAIITGANRGIGLEVTSQLAHKGMVVILGARDLEKGKAAAEMLVKSGLKIFPRKLDVTDQQSIDKLLVQVEEEFGRLNVLVNNAGILYDTWQQASNADLDTVYEAFETNIFGAWRMCKAFIPLMRRSEHGRIVNVSSEAGSLTSMGSSTPAYSVSKAALNALTRTLAAELKGTGILVNSVCPGWVATEMGGPGGRPVEEGSASVVWAGTLPDDGPTGGFFRDGIPLPW
- a CDS encoding HAD hydrolase-like protein, giving the protein MLKVAQVDDLLEQVMTSTLVQASKPAPDIVEAAFSKEQLNSEKVVMLRDSHYEIELARKAGVDVIA